Proteins from a single region of Bombus huntii isolate Logan2020A chromosome 2, iyBomHunt1.1, whole genome shotgun sequence:
- the LOC126878342 gene encoding uncharacterized protein LOC126878342, which produces MPKFRMLPRTSRIVALCSAANFINAADRVIMPIAIVPMTDEFKWDLYWQGWVLSAFAFGYFTSQIIGANTASRFGCKMVLMLAVLLWSVSTVITPLLAQSIPLLIICRVLLGLGEGLGLPVIFHLFAHNVPVEERSRAFGYLVAAGSVGQVVASVLCPHLSWQTGFYLFGTIGIIWTLLWLMLYDETNSQDEIPLFVPKVTQNRNLRWTEFISHWPLWALYIAHFAMNWSNYIIMQWLPTYLARNLSANKESISFTAFPYIVNSLVGIVAGHSADNLIQKRWPVLSVRRLMTNIGLIGPGAFLLAFCAVDNLLAAVIFVSISMGLCACNSAGHLSNHADIAPNHAGITFAVSNTIATIPGILCGPLTAELVTASHGRWLPVFMLAAAINFTGAIIYQSHSSALPVL; this is translated from the exons ATGCCGAAATTCCGAATGCTTCCACGTACTTCGCGAATCGTGGCATTATGCTCCGCCGCGAATTTCATAAACGCGGCAGATCGAGTTATAATGCCTATAGCAATCGTTCCCATGACCGATGAATTTAAATGGGACTTGTATTGGCAAGGCTGGGTACTTTCTGCCTTTGCCTTTGGTTATTTTACTAGTCAG ATTATTGGTGCAAATACAGCAAGTCGTTTTGGATGTAAAATGGTATTAATGTTGGCTGTTTTACTGTGGTCTGTTAGCACAGTTATAACTCCACTCTTGGCTCAATCAATTCCATTGCTCATTATTTGTCGAGTTCTTTTGGGACTTGGAGAAGGCCTGG GTCTGCCAGTTATTTTTCACCTATTTGCACACAATGTTCCTGTAGAAGAACGATCTAGAGCATTTGGATATCTTGTGGCAGCTGGCTCTGTTGGACAAGTTGTTGCATCTGTT CTGTGTCCTCATCTGTCATGGCAAACaggattttatttatttggaaCAATTGGCATCATATGGACGCTTCTGTGGTTAATGTTATACGATGAAACTAATTCCCAGGATGAAATTCCATTATTTGTACCTAAG GTAACACAAAATAGAAATCTGCGTTGGACTGAATTCATTTCTCATTGGCCTTTATGGGCATTGTATATAGCACATTTTGCAATGAATTGGAGTAATTACATAATAATGCAATGGTTGCCAACTTATCTAGCTAGAAATCTTTCCGCCAATAAAGAAAGTATTAGTTTCACAGCATTTCCATATATTGTGAATTCTCTTGTTGGTATTG TTGCTGGACATAGTGCTGACAATCTAATACAGAAGAGATGGCCAGTCCTATCTGTAAGAAGATTAATGACAAACATAGGTTTGATTGGACCAGGTGCATTTTTATTAGCATTCTGTGCTGTAGACAATTTACTTGCTGCAGTAAT ttTCGTGTCAATATCTATGGGACTCTGTGCGTGTAATTCTGCAGGACATCTTAGTAATCACGCGGATATAGCACCAAATCACGCGGGAATCACGTTTGCGGTTTCTAACACTATA gCAACGATACCGGGTATTTTGTGTGGTCCGTTAACAGCTGAACTAGTGACCGCGTCACATGGTCGTTGGTTGCCTGTTTTCATGTTAGCAGCAGCAATTAATTTTACAGGGGCCATCATATACCAAAGTCATAGTTCAGCGCTTCCAGTATTGTGA